Proteins co-encoded in one Acanthopagrus latus isolate v.2019 chromosome 10, fAcaLat1.1, whole genome shotgun sequence genomic window:
- the LOC119027789 gene encoding solute carrier family 2, facilitated glucose transporter member 4-like yields MPAGFQQLGGETVTGTFALSVFTAVLGSLQFGYNIGVINAPQKMIEADYNATWVHRHGEPIPLGTLTSLWSLSVAIFSIGGMMSSFCVGFVSEWLGRRKAMLINNLFAFIGGSLMGLSKLCRSFEMMILGRFVIGAYCGLASGLTPMYVGEIAPTSLRGALGTLHQLAIVTGILIAQILGLEVLLGSEDLWPVLLGITVLPTVLQMALLPFCPESPRFLYIVRCQEHLAKRGLRRLTGRQEVGDLLTEMKEEKRKMDMERKVSILELFRSPLYRQPIVISILLQLSQQLSGINAIFYYSTSIFMKAGVQSPVYATIGAGVVNCAFTVVSLFLIEKMGRRTLHMLGLGGMCICALIMTMALALLETVPWMSYICMLAIFGFVAFFEVGPGPIPWFFVAELFSQGPRPAAMAVAGFSNWTANFIIGMGFQYIADLCGPYVFLIFAVLLFFFLIFTFFRVPETRGKTFDQIAANFSGHSAGGMMDMDMDMDLDKPTELDYLGEESMN; encoded by the exons acGGTGACGGGAACCTTCGCTCTCTCGGTCTTCACTGCTGTCCTGGGATCTCTGCAGTTCGGGTACAACATCGGGGTTATCAATGCCCCTCAGAAG ATGATAGAGGCGGACTATAACGCCACATGGGTGCACCGGCATGGGGAGCCAATCCCCTTAGGGACCCTCACCTCCCTCTGGTCCCTGTCCGTGGCCATCTTCTCCATCGGTGGCATGATGTCGTCCTTCTGCGTGGGCTTCGTCTCTGAGTGGCTGGGCAG GAGGAAAGCCATGCTCATAAACAACTTGTTTGCCTTCATCGGCGGGAGTCTGATGGGGTTGTCGAAGCTCTGCCGCTCCTTCGAAATGATGATCCTCGGACGCTTCGTCATCGGTGCCTACTGCG GATTAGCATCAGGCTTGACACCCATGTACGTGGGTGAGATAGCTCCTACAAGTTTGCGCGGGGCACTGGGCACGCTGCACCAACTGGCTATTGTCACTGGCATTCTGATAGCGCAG ATCCTGGGTCTGGAGGTGTTACTGGGCAGTGAGGACCTGTGGCCAGTCCTGTTGGGTATAACTGTTTTGCCGACTGTACTTCAGATGGCACTTCTTCCTTTCTGCCCCGAGAGCCCTCGCTTCCTCTACATCGTCCGCTGCCAGGAGCACCTGGCCAAGAGAG GCCTGAGGAGGTTGACTGGAAGGCAGGAGGTGGGCGACTTGCTGacagagatgaaggaggagaagaggaagatggacATGGAGAGGAAGGTGTCCATCCTGGAGCTCTTCCGCTCTCCGCTCTACCGCCAGCCCATCGTCATTtccatcctgctgcagctctcccAGCAGCTGTCTGGGATCAACGCA ATTTTTTACTACTCCACCAGTATCTTCATGAAGGCAGGAGTCCAGAGTCCAGTCTATGCCACCATAGGAGCAGGCGTGGTCAACTGCGCCTTCACAGTGGTCTCG CTCTTCTTGATAGAGAAGATGGGTCGACGGACGCTCCACATGCTCGGACTTGGCGGGATGTGCATCTGTGCCCTCATCATGACCATGGCTCTTGCTTTATTG GAAACTGTTCCATGGATGAGCTACATCTGCATGCTAGCCATCTTTGGCTTCGTAGCCTTCTTTGAGGTCGGTCCAGGTCCCATCCCCTGGTTCTTTGTAGCTGAGCTGTTCTCTCAGGGTCCAAGGCCGGCAGCGATGGCCGTGGCTGGCTTTTCCAACTGGACTGCCAACTTCATCATTGGCATGGGCTTCCAATATATTGCT GACCTTTGTGGGCCGTATGTCTTCCTGATCTTCGCagttctcctcttcttcttcctcatcttcacaTTCTTCCGGGTGCCAGAGACACGGGGCAAGACTTTCGACCAGATCGCAGCAAACTTCAGCGGGCACTCGGCAGGGGGAATGATGGATatggacatggacatggacCTGGACAAGCCCACGGAGCTGGACTACTTGGGGGAGGAAAGCATGAACTGA